In the genome of Kitasatospora cineracea, one region contains:
- a CDS encoding zinc-binding dehydrogenase, with amino-acid sequence MRAVWLREFGGPEVLVPGSAPDPVPGEGQVLIEVAHANLTFVETQFRATGLGPFTGDLPMVPGNGVGGTVTALGPGTDPAWLGRRVVSSTGGSGGYAELAAVPADGLHPVPDGLALDDATALLADGRTARLLLETAAPAPGARILVTAAAGGVGTLLVQLATAAGAHVVAAAGGPSKLALAAELGAAETTDYLRPGWTRGPDPVDLVLDGVGGTLGRAATGLLRDGGKLLSYGLASGSWTDLPPAEAAARDLTVLTLRPTPEHVRAATAHVLAEAAAHRLRPVIGRRFPLERAADAHRAIESRATLGKTLLDVAP; translated from the coding sequence ATGCGCGCGGTGTGGCTGCGGGAATTCGGCGGGCCCGAGGTACTGGTGCCGGGCAGTGCGCCCGACCCGGTGCCGGGGGAGGGACAGGTGCTGATCGAGGTCGCGCACGCCAACCTGACCTTCGTCGAGACCCAGTTCCGGGCCACCGGCCTCGGCCCGTTCACCGGCGACCTCCCGATGGTCCCCGGCAACGGCGTCGGCGGCACCGTCACCGCGCTCGGCCCCGGCACCGACCCGGCCTGGCTGGGCCGCCGGGTGGTCTCCTCCACCGGCGGCAGCGGCGGCTACGCCGAACTCGCCGCCGTCCCCGCCGACGGCCTGCACCCCGTCCCCGACGGCCTCGCCCTCGACGACGCCACCGCGCTGCTCGCCGACGGCCGCACCGCCCGCCTGCTGCTGGAGACCGCCGCCCCCGCCCCCGGGGCCCGCATCCTGGTCACCGCCGCGGCCGGCGGCGTCGGCACCCTGCTGGTGCAACTCGCCACCGCCGCCGGCGCCCACGTCGTCGCCGCGGCCGGCGGCCCGAGCAAACTCGCCCTGGCCGCCGAACTCGGCGCCGCCGAGACCACCGACTACCTGCGGCCCGGCTGGACCCGCGGCCCCGACCCCGTCGACCTGGTCCTCGACGGCGTCGGCGGCACCCTCGGCCGGGCCGCCACCGGACTGCTCCGCGACGGCGGAAAACTGCTCAGCTACGGCCTGGCCAGCGGCAGTTGGACCGACCTCCCGCCCGCCGAGGCCGCCGCCCGCGACCTCACCGTGCTCACCCTGCGCCCCACCCCCGAACACGTCCGCGCCGCCACCGCCCACGTCCTGGCCGAAGCCGCCGCGCACCGGCTGCGCCCCGTCATCGGCCGCCGCTTCCCACTGGAACGGGCCGCCGACGCGCACCGCGCCATCGAGTCCCGCGCCACCCTAGGCAAGACCCTCCTGGACGTCGCCCCCTGA
- a CDS encoding DUF4240 domain-containing protein produces MDTDGFWDLVESSAAGGPGGERAERLTERLAGLPLPEVLEFQLRLDEARAPLDTAGTLALARLVLRGRVSDDGLWYFHVWLIGLGRAAHRLAVHDPDALADHPALRRLAALPYERWTDDDFPDWEALDYCAQDAHERLTGEEDGLEDALAALGHEMPCDAAFADPVWTPARTAARLPRLTALFADAT; encoded by the coding sequence ATGGACACCGACGGATTCTGGGACCTGGTCGAGTCGAGCGCGGCGGGCGGCCCCGGCGGCGAGCGCGCCGAGCGGCTGACGGAGCGGCTCGCCGGGCTGCCGCTGCCGGAGGTGCTGGAGTTCCAGCTGCGTCTGGACGAGGCCCGCGCCCCGCTGGACACCGCGGGCACCCTGGCGCTGGCCCGGCTGGTGCTGCGCGGCCGGGTCAGCGACGACGGCCTGTGGTACTTCCACGTCTGGCTGATCGGCCTGGGCCGCGCCGCCCACCGCCTGGCCGTCCACGACCCGGACGCGCTGGCCGACCACCCCGCGCTGCGCCGCCTGGCCGCCCTCCCGTACGAACGGTGGACGGACGACGACTTCCCGGACTGGGAGGCGCTCGACTACTGCGCCCAGGACGCCCACGAGCGGCTCACCGGCGAGGAGGACGGACTGGAGGACGCCCTGGCCGCGCTCGGCCACGAGATGCCCTGCGACGCCGCCTTCGCCGACCCGGTCTGGACGCCCGCCCGGACCGCCGCCCGCCTGCCCCGGCTCACCGCGCTGTTCGCCGACGCCACCTGA
- a CDS encoding nucleotidyltransferase domain-containing protein, with protein MTLPEPPYLPAPDDEAQRALAAPLLAAFAARLSAAVPVDALWAHGSLAYGDYRHGRSDLDLIAVLPAVPDGPTRERLAALHRELVEEQPGAAKLHCSYLPREELGDPAAVHFTFAQDEPMERPVTVITRRELLDGAVVLAGGPSAELLPPVTDAALHAHIRADLRDYWYPVTDRSEPWRRDIWVDFGPVTAVRATVALREGQLITKREAIARLPALDAPPGLAEDIAARRYGVPPVLTPEERTRRAEQARLFTRLLIERALDRRR; from the coding sequence ATGACGCTCCCCGAACCGCCGTACCTGCCCGCACCCGACGACGAGGCCCAACGCGCGCTCGCCGCACCGCTGTTGGCGGCTTTCGCGGCGCGCCTGTCGGCCGCCGTGCCGGTCGACGCGCTGTGGGCGCACGGCTCGCTGGCGTACGGCGACTACCGGCACGGACGCAGCGACCTCGACCTGATCGCCGTGCTGCCCGCCGTCCCCGACGGGCCGACGCGGGAACGACTCGCCGCGCTGCACCGGGAGTTGGTCGAGGAGCAGCCCGGCGCGGCGAAACTGCACTGCTCGTACCTGCCGCGCGAGGAACTCGGCGACCCGGCCGCCGTGCACTTCACCTTCGCCCAGGACGAGCCGATGGAACGCCCGGTCACGGTCATCACCCGCCGTGAACTCCTCGACGGGGCAGTGGTGTTGGCGGGCGGTCCGTCGGCGGAGCTGCTGCCGCCGGTCACCGACGCCGCGCTGCACGCGCACATCCGGGCCGACCTGCGCGACTACTGGTACCCGGTCACCGACCGCTCCGAGCCGTGGCGGCGCGACATCTGGGTGGACTTCGGCCCGGTCACCGCCGTCCGGGCCACCGTCGCGCTGCGCGAGGGCCAGCTGATCACCAAGCGCGAGGCGATCGCCCGCCTCCCCGCCCTGGACGCCCCGCCCGGCCTGGCCGAGGACATCGCCGCCCGCCGCTACGGCGTCCCGCCGGTCCTCACCCCCGAGGAACGGACCCGCCGGGCCGAACAGGCCCGGCTGTTCACCCGGCTGCTGATCGAACGGGCGCTGGACCGACGGCGCTGA
- a CDS encoding VOC family protein produces MAQKITTFLWFDDQAEQAAEFYTSVFEYGRITDVQRYSDAGPGEAGSVMLVSFELFGQEFLALNGGPSFRFNEAVSLQVDCADQAEVDRYWELLTADGGAPGPCGWLKDRYGLSWQIVPHRMTELLTDPDPERARRATAAMLQMGKLDVAALEAAADGA; encoded by the coding sequence ATGGCGCAGAAGATCACCACTTTCCTGTGGTTCGACGACCAGGCCGAGCAGGCCGCCGAGTTCTACACCTCGGTGTTCGAGTACGGCCGGATCACCGACGTGCAGCGCTACTCGGACGCCGGGCCGGGCGAGGCCGGAAGCGTGATGCTGGTGTCCTTCGAGCTGTTCGGGCAGGAGTTCCTGGCGCTGAACGGCGGCCCGTCGTTCCGTTTCAACGAGGCGGTCTCGCTCCAGGTGGACTGCGCCGACCAGGCCGAGGTGGACCGCTACTGGGAGCTGCTGACGGCCGACGGCGGCGCGCCGGGCCCGTGCGGCTGGCTGAAGGACCGCTACGGCCTGTCCTGGCAGATCGTGCCGCACCGGATGACCGAGCTGCTCACCGACCCGGACCCGGAGCGCGCCCGCCGGGCCACCGCCGCGATGCTGCAGATGGGCAAGCTGGACGTCGCCGCACTGGAGGCCGCCGCCGACGGCGCCTGA
- a CDS encoding LysM peptidoglycan-binding domain-containing protein, with product MAARGADDQHRKGRRTRRPDRPAAGRQPAPAATGRRRRGTGGSVLAALGALLALLLLLAGVPALLGYGTLAVAAMGDPVHGDLIAALTSPDDGSLFLWLLVGIGWIGWLCFLVSVLVEIPAQLRGRVARRIPAFGWSQRIAAGLVGSVLALLPVAGSAFAATPELAQRPAAVAQLNAAPAYAALPAGAPAAAPAADPQQPVYTVRDARPADSLWSIAERQLGDGARWTEIAKLNAGRPMDGSGTRFDADRPIQPGWQLLMPAGAKSDPGPAATAGSAQPALPAAGSAAPAHGSVTVHSGDSLSAIAQRELGDGDRWPELFEANKGATSPDGEKLTDPDVLAPGTVLTVPGAAQAPQTPAPPAPPAPVESPAPQTPAPTTPAPEATAPATPAPAPSTPAPAAPETAPAQSPAAQSPAPQDSASAANLPAVREQHTAATGSGDYTVALAASGLGVLMAAALITLVGRRRTDQQRARRPRHRIALPSAAAGRFEAELKARQDEHGLELLNRALRTLGRNAVRGEKRLPALVAARVTTAGTVELHLAAPAVPIAPFRAAHAPNVWWCPTDSTELLSAGQAAKHAAPYPALVTLGATPDGSTVLADLETVRLVHLSGHPDDAEDVLRSLAVELAHSPLADRLHLHLVGIATDLPAAGPAAERVHHHATLEAALAALGPRTAKARATLIGANVGSPREARSRGSADEAWLPEIVLSAQPPTGGVPAELGRLLDGRPRTCLAVLTRAPERGAGPVARWTLPATGHAALPGLHLSVELQRLSREQYAQLGELVRASGDFTQHPAPEWTLDGPHNGPEDEQELPLPVPALAAVGAAIGAESGAAPGPLGADLLGLGAADRDGEPDADADTDARADGTLDARLLALLGGPTGPAATAAATAAATASAAAPKTSLAKTGAGGSGSGSDGGGADGGEAAGPRLLARVVPTGSSPFAGLVPTAPTNPYAVVPVLPVQPPTSPMPPTPATPAPPVVPGFEPRHLANGQARKVTTPPHGTPVDPRIAAALPEPPAASAASAASAASAAPALPGSAPVPSQAELPPAAAESERGSTVAPEPVPDGGTRSSGPAAPAQAPPVGPEQPAVPEPLPVHDQAAAPDPRSPARPSVRPGSGPARTDSDDLLAILRSPEAHHLRSAPRIRLLGPVDVLGAAGSTGPAGRPRLTELAAYLALRPGTERTTIDRDIHPGAAHLDPRATVERLADPLPAKLAALAGWLGTSPEGRDYLEAQAADSYALAPAVSCDWDEFRSLYRRGMRSTSSTADAALAHALALVRGAPFAEAPAGTFAWAETERQDMLAAIVDTAHELAARRLQYGDHRTAEAAIFRALAVAPEVELLHRDLFYAYASAGARDQLVRSVNRLDALSRRTGRDLDPDTVALLRDLLTGS from the coding sequence ATGGCCGCGCGCGGAGCCGACGACCAGCACCGCAAGGGCCGCCGAACACGGCGGCCGGACCGCCCCGCTGCCGGCCGGCAGCCCGCCCCCGCCGCCACCGGCCGGCGCCGGCGCGGCACCGGCGGCTCGGTGCTGGCCGCGCTCGGCGCGCTGCTGGCCCTGCTCCTGCTGCTGGCCGGGGTGCCCGCCCTGCTCGGCTACGGCACGCTCGCCGTCGCCGCCATGGGCGACCCGGTCCACGGCGACCTGATCGCCGCGCTCACCAGCCCCGACGACGGCAGCCTGTTCCTGTGGCTGCTGGTCGGCATCGGCTGGATCGGCTGGCTGTGCTTCCTGGTCTCCGTGCTGGTCGAGATCCCCGCCCAGCTGCGCGGCCGGGTCGCCCGCCGGATCCCCGCGTTCGGCTGGAGCCAGCGGATCGCGGCCGGCCTGGTCGGCTCGGTGCTGGCCCTGCTCCCGGTCGCCGGATCGGCCTTCGCCGCCACCCCCGAACTCGCCCAGCGCCCGGCCGCCGTCGCCCAGTTGAACGCCGCCCCGGCCTACGCCGCGCTCCCCGCCGGAGCCCCCGCGGCCGCGCCCGCCGCCGACCCGCAGCAGCCGGTCTACACCGTCCGCGACGCCCGGCCCGCCGACAGCCTGTGGTCGATCGCCGAACGCCAACTCGGCGACGGGGCCCGCTGGACCGAGATCGCCAAGCTCAACGCGGGCCGCCCGATGGACGGTTCGGGCACCCGCTTCGACGCCGACCGGCCGATCCAGCCCGGCTGGCAGCTGCTGATGCCCGCCGGCGCCAAGTCCGACCCGGGCCCGGCCGCCACTGCCGGCAGCGCCCAGCCCGCGCTCCCCGCCGCCGGTTCCGCCGCGCCCGCGCACGGCAGCGTCACCGTGCACTCCGGCGACTCGCTCTCCGCCATCGCCCAGCGGGAGTTGGGCGACGGCGACCGTTGGCCCGAGCTGTTCGAGGCCAACAAGGGCGCCACCTCGCCCGACGGCGAGAAGCTCACCGACCCGGACGTGCTCGCCCCCGGCACGGTGCTCACCGTGCCCGGCGCCGCCCAGGCCCCGCAGACCCCGGCGCCGCCCGCGCCGCCCGCGCCGGTCGAGAGCCCGGCCCCGCAGACCCCGGCCCCCACGACCCCGGCGCCCGAGGCCACCGCGCCCGCGACCCCGGCGCCCGCGCCGAGCACCCCGGCCCCGGCCGCCCCGGAGACCGCGCCCGCGCAGAGCCCCGCCGCGCAGTCGCCCGCGCCGCAGGACTCCGCGTCCGCCGCCAACCTGCCCGCCGTCCGCGAGCAGCACACCGCCGCCACCGGGAGCGGCGACTACACCGTCGCGCTGGCCGCCTCCGGCCTCGGCGTGCTGATGGCCGCCGCGCTGATCACCCTGGTCGGCCGCCGCCGCACCGACCAGCAGCGGGCCCGCCGCCCCCGGCACCGGATCGCGCTGCCCTCGGCCGCCGCCGGGCGCTTCGAGGCCGAACTGAAGGCCCGCCAGGACGAGCACGGCCTCGAACTGCTCAACCGCGCCCTGCGCACCCTGGGCCGCAACGCCGTCCGCGGCGAGAAGCGGCTGCCCGCGCTGGTCGCCGCCCGGGTCACCACCGCGGGCACCGTCGAACTGCACCTGGCCGCACCGGCCGTGCCGATCGCCCCGTTCCGGGCCGCGCACGCCCCGAACGTGTGGTGGTGCCCGACCGACTCCACCGAGCTGCTCTCCGCCGGACAGGCCGCCAAGCACGCCGCCCCCTACCCGGCACTGGTCACCCTCGGCGCCACCCCCGACGGCTCGACCGTCCTCGCCGACCTGGAGACCGTCCGGCTGGTGCACCTCTCCGGGCACCCCGACGACGCCGAGGACGTGCTGCGCAGCCTGGCCGTCGAACTCGCCCACAGCCCGCTCGCCGACCGCCTGCACCTGCACCTGGTCGGCATCGCCACCGACCTGCCCGCCGCCGGCCCCGCCGCCGAACGGGTCCACCACCACGCCACGCTGGAAGCCGCACTGGCCGCCCTCGGCCCGCGCACCGCCAAGGCCCGCGCCACCCTGATCGGCGCCAACGTCGGCAGCCCCCGCGAGGCCCGCAGCCGGGGCAGCGCCGACGAGGCGTGGCTGCCCGAGATCGTGCTGTCCGCGCAGCCGCCCACCGGCGGCGTGCCCGCCGAACTCGGCCGCCTGCTCGACGGCCGCCCCCGCACCTGCCTGGCCGTCCTCACCCGCGCCCCCGAGCGCGGCGCCGGCCCGGTCGCCCGCTGGACCCTCCCCGCCACCGGCCACGCCGCCCTGCCCGGCCTGCACCTGAGCGTCGAACTCCAGCGGCTCAGCCGCGAACAGTACGCCCAGCTCGGCGAACTCGTCCGCGCCTCCGGCGACTTCACCCAGCACCCGGCCCCCGAATGGACCCTCGACGGCCCGCACAACGGCCCCGAGGACGAGCAGGAACTCCCGCTGCCCGTCCCCGCGCTGGCCGCGGTCGGCGCCGCCATCGGTGCCGAGAGCGGCGCGGCCCCCGGTCCGCTGGGCGCCGACCTGCTCGGCCTCGGGGCGGCGGACCGGGACGGGGAACCGGACGCGGACGCGGACACGGACGCGCGGGCCGACGGCACGCTCGACGCCCGGCTGCTCGCCCTGCTCGGCGGGCCGACCGGACCGGCCGCGACCGCCGCCGCGACGGCCGCCGCGACCGCCTCGGCCGCCGCGCCGAAGACCAGCCTGGCCAAGACCGGCGCGGGCGGCTCCGGCAGCGGCTCCGACGGCGGTGGGGCGGACGGCGGGGAGGCGGCCGGGCCCCGGCTGCTGGCCCGGGTGGTGCCCACCGGCAGCAGCCCGTTCGCCGGGCTGGTCCCGACCGCCCCGACCAACCCGTACGCGGTCGTCCCGGTGCTGCCCGTCCAGCCCCCGACGTCCCCGATGCCGCCGACGCCCGCGACGCCCGCTCCGCCGGTCGTGCCCGGGTTCGAGCCGCGGCACCTCGCCAACGGCCAGGCCCGCAAGGTCACCACCCCGCCGCACGGCACGCCCGTCGACCCCCGGATCGCCGCCGCGCTCCCCGAGCCCCCTGCCGCGTCCGCCGCGTCCGCCGCGTCCGCCGCGTCCGCCGCGCCCGCGTTGCCCGGGTCGGCGCCGGTGCCGTCGCAGGCCGAACTGCCGCCCGCCGCGGCCGAGTCGGAGCGCGGCAGCACCGTCGCGCCCGAGCCGGTGCCGGACGGCGGCACCCGTTCCTCCGGGCCGGCAGCCCCGGCGCAGGCCCCGCCCGTCGGGCCGGAGCAGCCGGCGGTGCCCGAGCCGCTGCCCGTCCACGACCAGGCGGCGGCCCCCGACCCGCGTTCCCCGGCCCGGCCGTCCGTCCGGCCCGGGAGCGGTCCGGCCCGCACCGACAGCGACGACCTGCTGGCGATCCTGCGCTCGCCGGAGGCGCACCACCTGCGTTCCGCGCCGCGGATCCGGCTGCTCGGGCCGGTGGACGTGCTCGGCGCGGCGGGCAGCACCGGCCCGGCGGGCCGCCCCCGGCTGACCGAGCTCGCCGCGTACCTGGCGCTGCGCCCCGGCACCGAGCGCACCACGATCGACCGCGACATCCACCCGGGTGCCGCGCACCTCGACCCGCGGGCCACCGTCGAGCGGCTGGCCGATCCGCTGCCGGCCAAACTCGCCGCGCTGGCGGGCTGGTTGGGCACCTCCCCGGAGGGCCGCGACTACCTGGAGGCGCAGGCCGCCGACAGCTACGCGCTGGCCCCGGCGGTCAGCTGCGACTGGGACGAGTTCCGCAGCCTGTACCGGCGCGGCATGCGGTCCACCTCCAGCACCGCCGACGCGGCCCTCGCGCACGCGCTGGCCCTGGTCCGCGGCGCCCCGTTCGCCGAGGCCCCGGCCGGGACGTTCGCCTGGGCGGAGACCGAGCGGCAGGACATGCTGGCCGCGATCGTCGACACCGCGCACGAACTCGCCGCCCGCCGCCTCCAGTACGGCGACCACCGCACCGCCGAGGCCGCGATCTTCCGCGCCCTCGCGGTCGCCCCCGAGGTCGAGCTCCTGCACCGCGACCTCTTCTACGCCTACGCCTCGGCCGGCGCCCGCGACCAGCTCGTCCGCTCCGTCAACCGTCTCGACGCGCTCAGCCGCCGCACCGGCCGCGACCTCGACCCGGACACCGTCGCCCTGCTCCGCGACCTCCTCACCGGCAGCTGA
- a CDS encoding TadE/TadG family type IV pilus assembly protein, whose amino-acid sequence MDEPGVNARDRGSISVMVAITAVSLVAVVGLVLDFGGQLRAVERTDALAQEAARVAGQQLDIARLRAGDGYQVDAEQARSAARAYLAGQGVSGDVSFPEYPDLSEVSVTVTSTYPTALLGLVGITSLSVQGHGKATLLHGITEGTTG is encoded by the coding sequence GTGGACGAACCAGGCGTGAACGCCCGGGACCGGGGCAGCATCTCGGTCATGGTCGCCATCACCGCCGTCAGCCTGGTCGCCGTGGTCGGCCTGGTGCTCGACTTCGGCGGCCAACTGCGCGCCGTGGAACGGACCGACGCGCTCGCCCAGGAAGCCGCCCGGGTGGCCGGCCAGCAACTCGACATCGCCCGGCTGCGGGCCGGCGACGGCTACCAGGTCGACGCGGAGCAGGCCCGGTCCGCGGCCCGGGCCTACCTGGCCGGCCAGGGCGTCTCGGGAGACGTCTCCTTCCCCGAGTACCCCGACCTCAGCGAGGTCAGCGTCACCGTCACCAGCACCTACCCGACCGCGCTGCTCGGCCTGGTCGGCATCACCTCACTCTCCGTGCAGGGGCACGGCAAGGCCACCCTGCTGCACGGCATCACGGAAGGGACGACCGGCTGA
- a CDS encoding TadE/TadG family type IV pilus assembly protein: MRIRAAGGRTGPPGPRRERGSFAVEAAVLVPVILGFALMAVAAGRLQTTGSVVDAAARAGARAASLARTPEGAQQAAADAVRTSLASRSVRCAAEPAGDPQYGTLDTDGGQLATVTVRVSCTVPLSDLLGLDGVPGHKTVTGTFTSVVDRYRGN; the protein is encoded by the coding sequence GTGAGGATCCGGGCCGCCGGGGGGCGGACCGGGCCGCCGGGCCCGCGCCGGGAGCGCGGCTCGTTCGCGGTCGAGGCGGCGGTCCTGGTGCCGGTGATCCTCGGCTTCGCCCTGATGGCGGTGGCCGCCGGACGGCTGCAGACCACCGGCTCGGTGGTCGACGCCGCCGCCCGGGCCGGCGCCCGGGCCGCCTCGCTGGCCCGCACCCCCGAGGGCGCCCAGCAGGCCGCCGCGGACGCCGTCCGCACCTCGCTGGCCTCCCGGTCGGTGCGCTGCGCCGCCGAACCCGCCGGGGACCCGCAGTACGGCACGCTGGACACCGACGGCGGCCAACTGGCCACCGTCACCGTCCGGGTGTCCTGCACGGTGCCGCTGTCCGACCTGCTCGGCCTGGACGGCGTACCGGGCCACAAGACGGTCACCGGTACGTTCACCTCCGTGGTGGACCGCTATCGGGGAAACTGA
- a CDS encoding TadE/TadG family type IV pilus assembly protein produces the protein MTISLAIVFPAVLFTILLVVQAGLWWYAEQAALAAAREGVEAGRINGAQPGAGEERATAFIDRLGDLVRLQQPPQQLDGDPDLYQLSVTVRPVTLVPFVNPTITKSAGAPREKFVAPGQP, from the coding sequence ATGACGATCAGCCTCGCCATCGTCTTCCCGGCCGTGCTGTTCACGATCCTCCTGGTGGTGCAGGCCGGCCTGTGGTGGTACGCGGAACAGGCCGCGCTGGCAGCCGCCCGGGAGGGCGTGGAAGCCGGACGGATCAACGGCGCGCAGCCCGGTGCGGGCGAGGAACGGGCCACCGCGTTCATCGACCGGCTCGGCGACCTGGTACGGCTCCAGCAGCCGCCGCAGCAGCTCGACGGCGACCCCGACCTGTACCAACTGTCCGTCACCGTGCGGCCGGTGACCCTGGTGCCGTTCGTCAACCCGACGATCACCAAGTCCGCCGGCGCGCCCCGGGAGAAGTTCGTCGCCCCGGGGCAGCCGTGA
- a CDS encoding type II secretion system F family protein, which translates to MLLYVLCGLLLAGGLVALAVGLRGRPADEEERDNPLEGRLHTLWYGAPGTASPGMARLRRIQLALALLGAPGGWLFTGIPLVALLVPAAVFGLPWLFDATRSDTRRIERLEALAEWTQRLADVLLLGVGLNQAIMTSRRTAPAALETEISDLAARLQSRWRPEDALRAFGDQVADATADKVLAALVLRAGDSGPGLARALADMADSVREEVRQRRAIEADRSKHRTTIRWMVGIILLVIVIGAFNSRYTAPYSTALGQLVLGIVAVAFVAVIGWMRSLARHTPLPRVLEADRRSRTGRLPGRRGAEDGAPAEDEPLLKEAR; encoded by the coding sequence ATGCTGCTGTACGTGCTGTGCGGACTGCTGCTGGCCGGCGGGCTGGTGGCGCTGGCCGTCGGCCTGCGCGGGCGGCCCGCCGACGAGGAGGAGCGGGACAACCCGCTGGAGGGCCGGCTGCACACCCTCTGGTACGGGGCGCCCGGCACCGCCTCGCCCGGGATGGCCCGGCTGCGCCGCATCCAGTTGGCGCTGGCCCTGCTCGGCGCGCCCGGCGGCTGGCTGTTCACCGGCATCCCGCTGGTCGCGCTGCTCGTCCCGGCCGCCGTGTTCGGCCTGCCCTGGCTGTTCGACGCCACCCGCTCCGACACCCGGCGGATCGAACGGCTGGAGGCGCTCGCCGAGTGGACCCAGCGCCTGGCCGACGTGCTGCTGCTCGGCGTCGGCCTCAACCAGGCCATCATGACCAGCCGGCGCACCGCCCCGGCCGCCCTGGAGACCGAGATCTCCGACCTGGCCGCCCGGCTGCAGTCCCGCTGGCGCCCCGAGGACGCGTTGCGCGCCTTCGGCGACCAGGTCGCCGACGCCACCGCCGACAAGGTGCTGGCCGCCCTCGTCCTGCGGGCCGGCGACAGCGGGCCCGGCCTGGCCCGGGCGTTGGCCGACATGGCGGACTCGGTGCGCGAGGAGGTCCGGCAGCGGCGCGCCATCGAGGCCGACCGCTCCAAGCACCGCACCACGATCCGCTGGATGGTCGGCATCATCCTGCTGGTCATCGTGATCGGCGCGTTCAACTCCCGCTACACCGCCCCCTACTCGACGGCGCTGGGCCAACTCGTGCTCGGCATCGTGGCGGTGGCCTTCGTCGCGGTGATCGGCTGGATGCGCTCGCTGGCCCGGCACACCCCGCTGCCCCGGGTCCTGGAGGCCGACCGCCGCTCCAGGACCGGCCGGCTGCCCGGCCGCCGGGGCGCCGAGGACGGCGCCCCGGCCGAGGACGAACCCCTGCTGAAGGAGGCCCGGTGA